The sequence TGCGCAGCGCCTCGAGCCCAACACGATCGTCAGCTATATGCGGCTTCGCGCCGGCCAGCCTTATACGCAGGCCGCAGCCGACGAAGCGCTTAAAGAACTTTACGCGACCGAGCTGTTCTCTGACGTCACAATCGGCTTCGCGAACGGCAACGTGCTGGTCACTGTGCAGGAAAATCCGGTCATCAACCGCATTGTGCTCGAGGGCAACAAGCGGCTGAAGGAAGACAAGATCCGGCCCGAGATCAAGCTCGCACCGCGTCAGATTTTTACTCGCTCGAAAGTTCGCGCCGATGTGGCCCGCATCCTTGAACTGTATAAGCGTCAAGGCCGGTTCGCTGCGTCGATCGAGCCCCAAATGGTTCGCCTCGACCAGAACCGTGTCGATATCGTCTTCGAAATCAACGAAGGCCCGAAGTCTAAAGTTCGCCAGATCAATATCATCGGCAACGAAGAGTTTTCGGATGGGAAGCTTCGCGGTGAGATGATTACCAAGCAGGCACGTCTGACCTCGTTCCTCAGCTCCAACACGACCTATGACCCCGACCGTCTGGCATTCGACCAACAAAAACTGCGCCAGTTCTATCTGACCGAAGGCTATGCCGACTTCCGCGTTGTGTCTGCGGTGGCTGAGCTGACGCCTGACAAGCGCGACTTCATCATCACCTATGTGGTGGAAGAAGGTGAACGCTATTCGTTCGGCGAAGTGGATGTCGACAGCCAGCTGCGCGATTTCGACAGCGAACGGATGTCCGGGAATTTGCCGATGAAAACGGGCGAATTCTACAACGCTAAAATCGTCGAGGACACTGTAGAGCAGCTGACCGAGACCGCTGGCGCATTTGGCTATGCCTTTGCCGATGTGAGGCCGCAGTTCCGCCGCAACCCAGAAGACCTCACGATGGACGTGACGTTCTTGTTGGCAGAGGCGCCGCGCGTCTATGTTGAGCGGATCGATGTTAATGGTAACACGCTGACGCAGGACAAGGTTATCCGCCGCGAGTTCCGTATTGCGGAAGGCGACGCCTTCAACTCCTTCCAGGTTAAGCGTTCGACCAATCGCATCAATGGTCTGGGTTATTTCCAAGAAGGTTTCGAAGTCGAACAGCAGCCGGGTAGCGAGCCCGATCGCATTGTTCTGGCAGCCAACGTTGAAGAGAAGCCTACCGGGCAACTGCAGCTCTCAGCTGGTTTCTCAAGTCTCGAAAGCTTCATTCTTGCCGGCTCGATCCAGCAGCGAAACTTCCGCGGGCGCGGCCAGACGGTTGGCGCTAGCGTGAACTATTCGCGGAACTCCAGATCGGCGCAGCTCAGCTTCACCGAGCCGTACCTGTTCGACAAGAATATCTCGGCAGGCATCGACGTCTATCGCCGCGATTTCAACAATAACTACTTCAACCGCGACAATGGCGCGACCTATGAACAGTCGACCACGGGTTTTCAGGCTCGTGTCGGTGTTCCGCTTAGCGAATACACCTCGCTGGTTGGCAGTTACACGCTGAACTTTGATGACGTGACGTTGGATGAAAACCAGTTCTTCCTGGACCTCGACGGTGATGGCGTACCAACCTGCGAACCATTGCTTGCAGGCCGTTATCTCTGCGAAGCAATTGGCAAGCGGACGAGCTCGATCCTTGGTTTGACGCTGGCAAACAGCACGCTGAACAGCCGGTTCCGTCCATCAAGCGGCCACAGCGCGTCCATCACCGCTGACTTTGCAGGCTTGGGCGGATCGGTGAAGTATCTCCGGCTGCGCAGTAAGGCTGCGAAATACTGGCCAGTGCTCAATGGCTTCATCTTCTCGCTACAGGCTGAAGGCGGCGCAATTCGCGGATTGGAAGATCGCGGCGACGCGGGCGTGGATAATGTCCGCCTGACCGACCGGTTCTTCCTTGGCGAACCGCAGATGCGCGGTTTTGATGTTCGCGGTGTTGGCCCGCGCGTTCTGCGCCGCCGTCTGACCGGCGTCGATACGGATGGCAATCCGATCTACGCGCAAACCCGTTCGGAAGGCCTGACCGACGATTCGCTCGGCGGCAATGCCTATTATCTTGGTCGCGCAGAGCTAGAAATTCCTTTGGGAGCTGGCGCCCGTGAACTCGGCCTTCGCCCCTCGATCTTCCTGGATGTCGGCTCGCTATTCAGCATCAACGATCCAGTCCTGCAGCAAAGCCCGTTCCCGGACGGTATTAGCTATCAGGTTACCAACAGTGACGGTGAGCCGCTATTTATTGGCACTGACAATCTCGCCACGACAGACGCCTTCGCGGCCGACGGCGTAACGCCTCTCGATCCGCTGGAGCAAAATATTGCTCCGTTCACGGAAGAGTTTGTTGGCGATTCTATAAAGCCAAGAATCGCTATTGGCATCGGGGTAAACTGGAATTCGCCCTTCGGTCCGCTGCGGATCGACTTTGCCAAAATCCTCGCGAAGCAGGATGGCGACGACACCAAAGAATTCTCATTCAACGTAGGAACGCAATTCTAATGAAACATCTTATCAAGCCAGTGCTTGCCGCTGGTCTCATGCTTACCGCCGCGCCGGCAATGTTCGCCGCGCCCGCCGCCGCACAGTCAGCGCAGGGCGTTGCCGTGGTCAATCTGCCCGCAGTGATCGCGAACTCCAACGCATTCCGCGTTGCAGAAACGCAGCGCGAAACGACGTATAAGCCCCAGCTTGATCAGGCGAAGGCCCGTCAGGCGCAGCTTCAGGCACAGATCAATCCTATGGTCACTAAGCTGCGTGCCGATAGTCAGGTTGCGGGTGCAGATCGCAACGCACTGCAGACACAGGCCGCAACGATCCAAGGTCTTGAACAGTCTGGTCAGCGCGAGTTGCAGACCATCCTGCAGCCAGTCGCCCTCAGCCAAGCTTATGTTGAAGAACAGATTCGCGGCCAGTTGAATGCAGCGCTTGAAAACGCTGCCAAATCGCGGAACGTCACGCTGGTTCTTAGCCCGGATACGGTGCTTTATGCCGCAGATACGCTCAATCTCAATCAGGCTGTGCTTGATGAGCTGAACCGTCTGCTGCCAAGTGCGCAGATCGTGCCGCCCGCTGGTTGGGAGCCTGAGTCGGTTCGCCAGCAACGCGCTCAGGCCGCTGCTCAACAAGCCGCACAGCCTGCCGCGCCGGCCACATCGGGCCGTTAAGCGTACACAAGGGGCAGGGCTATGAGTGAAGAAAAGGCGGTAACCGCCTACGACATCAAGAAGATCCTCAAGGCCCTGCCGCACCGCTATCCGCTGCTATTGGTGGATCGCGTCGCTTCACTGGAGATCGGTGAAGAAATTCACGCGATCAAAGCTGTCAGCATGAATGAAGAGTTCTTCCAGGGCCATTTCCCTGGCGCTCCGATCATGCCGGGCGTGCTCCAGATCGAAGCGATGGCGCAAGCTGCTGCGATCCTCGCCATCGAAACGCTCGAACTCGCTGGAAGCGGTAAGCTCGTTTATTTCATGGCAATTGAAGAAGCCAAGTTCCGCGCACCGGTAGAGCCGGGCTGCCTGCTCAATTTGCATGTCGGCTTCGTCCAGAAGCGCAGCCGCGTTTGCAAATTTTGGGGCCGCGCCGAAGTGGACGGCAAAGTGACCTGCGACGTGAAGTTCACCGCCATGGTTGCCGATCCGCCTGCAGAAGACTGATCGCAGCGACTAGAGCTTGCCAACAGGCGCTGCTGCGGTTAGTGGCGCGCCTTTGAAATTGCATCCGCACGGGAGCCGGTCGGTACCGGACCCTCATATACGGAAAGAGAGACCATGAAAGCCGATACGCATCCCGAATATCACATGATTAACGTCAAAATGACTGACGGAACCGAATTCCAGACCCGTTCGACATGGGGCAAGGAAGGCGACACAATGACGCTCGACATCGACCCGACCAGCCACCCGGCTTGGACCGGCGGTCAGCGCCAGCTCGATCAGGGCGGCCGTGTTGCCCAGTTCAACAAGCGTTTCGGCGGACTGTCGCTCAAGAAGAAATAAGCGACGTCACATTGCAGAAATCAAGAAGGGCGGTCCTGCGGGGCCGCCCTTTTTTCATCTGCATCAGCCGCACTATTCGCGAACCAGCTTTTGAACGCCGATATATTTCCTGCCCGGCGTTCCGGTATCTTTGGGGTGGCGATAGCGGCCATCGACAACAGGAATTTCCTCGAAATCCCAGATATCGAGTCCTTCAATGCAGGCCGCATTTACCGACACCAGATGCGGGTCGGAACGCAGGTTTTGATAGACTTGGATCCCGCAATTCGAACAAAACCAATGCTTTGCCACGCCCGTGCCAAAGGAATAGGCTGACAGCGTGTCTTCGCCGGAGGTCACGGTCAGATCACCTTTCGGAAGATCGATCACGACAGTCGATTTCTTCTCGCACATGGAGCAATTGCAGCGATGCGGCGCTAGGTCGTCGGGAAGTTTCGCAGCAAATTTAACCGAGCCGCAATGGCAACTGCCTGTATGCTCCTGTCCGGTGTCGGCCATCATCCCCACTCCTTCTCGCGGTACCACTTTGTAATCACATACTTCACGCCTCTACGCACCTTCATTCCGTGATGGAGCGTCGCAGCACGGCCATCAGCGCGGTGGTTGTTCCAGCCTAGCAGTTTGCCGGTCTCAGGCTGGAAAGTCTTTCCGATCACTTTGAAGCGCGTGCCGCCGCCTGCCTCCACCGCATTCAAATAGATCATGAAGGTCCAGGTCCGCTGTCCTGCGACCGAGCAGAATTTTGCGAAGTCCTCGCCGTTTGGCTCGAAATAGTCCGTGTGCTGCTTGAACTCCTGCCCCACATCGTAGCGTTGGCCCTGAACCGGTTCGCCATATTTTGGATCGATGCCGGTGAAGGGCTCCAGCAGCTTTTCCAGTTCCAGCACCGCGCTCGCATCAGGCGGCAAGTCGCAAGTCTCGCTCGTGCGGAAATAATCATCACCGTTGGGATCGGCGATTTCCGACGGTCGGCGGCCTGCATCGATTAGTTCAATCAACTGGCGGCAGTGATCTGCAGTGAGAAAGCCGCGCCGCTGGAACAGTTGCAGCTTGGGTGATGGAACCCGCTGAACGCCTTGTTGGGCAGTCAAATGCTCGGCTGAGGATTCGCCCGGATTGGCCATGGACGCAACGATAGCCCGCGCGCCCTATTTCTCAAGCACGAAATAATCTTGCGTATGCGCCTGCCCAAAGCAGTTTTCGCTTCCAAATCTTCCGCAGCTATGTAACAGGCTCGCCGCCTCACCGATCACTGCTTGACCCTGCCAATAGGAGGGGTATCAGCCCGCATCGCGGTAAGGCGCATATGGATATGGCGATCGTAGCTCAGTTGGTTAGAGCGCCGGTTTGTGGTACCGGAGGTCGGGGGTTCGAGACCCCTCGGTCGCCCCATATCCTTCAGCACCTGCGCTGCAACAGTCTGGCTTAACGGCCATGAAAGCGGGCAATCATGATGGCATTTTGGACCGAAGCTGATTTCGACGATCACGAGCATGTGCAACTTGTGCGTGACCGGAAGTCTGGGCTGACCGCTATTATTGCGCTGCATTCCACACATCTCGGCCCCGGCGCCGGCGGCACGCGTTTCTGGCATTATGCCGAACCGAAGGACGCGATGCGCGATGCGCTGCGCCTGTCGCGCGGCATGAGCTACAAGAATGCCATGGCCGGCCTGCCGATGGGCGGCGGCAAAGCCGTAATCCTCGCAGAGAAGAACGGAGCGAAGACGCCGGAGATGCTCGCCGCGTTCGGCAAGGCGGTCGACGCTTTGGGCGGGCGCTATGTCACCGCAGAAGACGTAGGCATCAGCGAGGCCGACATGGTCACAGTCGCCAAGGAAACACCCTACGTTTCGGGCTTGCCTGTGACGGATGGTGAAACCGCTGGCGGCGATCCCGGGCCATTCACCGCCATGGGCATATATCACGGTATCAAAGCCGCTGTTCAGCACAAGCTGGGCAAGGACGACTTACGCGGCGTACATGTGGCCATTCAGGGTACGGGCAGTGTTGGCGGCGGCGTTGCTCGTTTGCTGGCACGTGATGGCGCCAAACTGACGCTAGCCGATGTGAATGAAGATCGCGCCGGGCAGCTTGCGCGCGAGCTTGGCGGCGATGCCGTCGCTGCTGACGCCATCATGAGCGTAGGCTGCGATGTATTCAGCCCTAATGCGCTGGGTGCGATTCTCGACGAAGAGGGCATCGCTCGGCTCGATGCACCAATCGTCGCTGGCGGCGCGAATAACCAGCTTGCGCGAGCGCAGCACGGCCAGTTGCTGGCTGAACGCGGCATTCTTTATGCGCCCGACTATGTGATCAATGCGGGCGGGATCATCAGCGTGACGCTGGAATATCTTTGCCGCCAGCATGGCGAGCCATGTGACATCAACGAAGTTCGCAAGCGGCTTGCGCAGATCCCCGGCCGGCTTATTGAGATATGGCAGGAAAGCGAGAAGACCGGCGTTTCGTCCGATGTCGTTTCCGACCGGATGGCTCAAAAGCTGATCGGGCGCTAATTCGCCCCTAAATACCCGCAGAATACCTTGCGGGCGCGGGCTGTGCCTGCCAAGAGAATGGCGACGATAGTCCCATGCATGCATACGCAAATCCAACCCGCTTTTTGAAGCTTGCGCGCCCGCTGACGCCGCTCCTTTTGGTGTCCGGTTTACTGATGGTCGGTGCGTCACTCGCTTGGGGGTATTTTGCAGCACCACCTGATCGCCTGATGGGCGAAACCGTGCGGATTTTGTTCCTCCACGTGCCTGCCGCTTGGCTCGGCATGGGCGGCTGGACTGCGATTGCGATCGCGAGCCTTGTTGAACTGGTCTGGCGGCATCCACTTGCGGCGCTTGCAGCACGCGGGGCTGCACTGCCGGGCATGGTGTTCACCGCCATTTGTCTTGTTACTGGATCAATCTGGGGACGACCCACATGGGGCTCCTGGTGGGTGTGGGACGGGCGGCTAACCAGCATGCTCGTGCTGCTGTTCCTCTATTTCGCTTATATCGGTCTGACACAGGCAATCGACCGGGAGGGTGCTGCGAGCCGCATCGCCGCGATCTTTGGCTTAGTCGGTGCAATCAACATTCCGATCATCAATCGCTCGGTTGTGTGGTGGAACAGTCTGCATCAACCGCCTAGCCTGACCATGGGCAAATCATCAATTGATCCCGAATTCCTATGGCCGCTGCTTGGCTCCACACTCGGCTTCTCGCTGCTGTTTGGCGGCATTGTGCTCGCGCGGATGCGGACATTGCTAGCAGAACGTCAGACCGAGGCTCGACTGCGCCGCAAGGCTGCTGCCGTCGAGGCAGGCGTCTGATGCGCGAGGGGCTAGACCAGATGAGCTTCGTGGTTGCGGCCTATGCGGTGACGATCATCGCTACGCTCGCGCTAGTCGGCTGGAGCTGGCTCGCGATGCGCCGCGCAGAAGCGAAACGTGACGAGGCAAAACGCAAATGAGCGCGCTTAAACCCAAACATCAGCGGTTGGTGCTGGTTGTCGTCGCGCTCATCGCGCTAATCGCGGCGGGATTGCTGGCGGCCTATGCGCTGCGTAATCAAGCAAGCTATTTCTATGTTCCGACCCAGATGGCAGCTAATCCTCCGGATCCTACTCAAGCTGTGCGACTGGGCGGCATGGTGCAGGCAGGAACGCTGAAGACGATGTCCGATGGTATCACGGTTGCATTCATCGTCGGTGACGGCGAAGCGCAGGTACCTGTCCGCTTCGCGGGAATATTGCCCGATCTTTTCGTTGAGGGTTCCGGCGTAGTGGCCGAGGGCAAGCTTGGCGCGGATGGCACATTTGTGGCCGACAACCTCCTCGCCAAGCATGACGAGAATTATGTTCCGCGCGAGCTTGAGGAAATGACCGCTGCGCAGGCCAAACGGACCGTTTCGGAAACGGCACAATGATCGCAGAGCTGGGGCTCGCAGCATTGTGGTTGGCCGCTGCTCTGGCAGGCTTGCAGCTGATCGCAGGAGCAGTCTCGGTAAAACAGCCGGACGGACCGTTGGCCAGTCTCGCGCGGCCAGCAGCCGTGATGCAGGGCGTCTTGGCGGCTTTTGCTTTTGCGATGCTGCTGTGGCTGTTTGCGCAGACTGACCTCTCGGTGAAGCTGGTCGCCGCCAATTCGCATTCGGCCAAGCCGATGATTTTCAAGCTGAGTGGTACATGGGGCAATCACGAGGGATCTATGCTGCTGTGGATCACAGTGATGGCGCTGGCTGGGGCCATGATCGGCTATTTAGAGCGCCGCCTGCCTGAGGTTACCATGCAAGCCACGCTTGCGACGCAGGCCTTTGTCGGCCTCGGGTTCTATGCCTTCCTGTTGCTGTCATCGAACCCGTTTGAACGGTTGCCGACACCGGCGGCAGAGGGGCAGGGGCTCAACCCGTTGCTGCAGGATATCGGCCTCGCATTCCATCCGCCGACTTTGTATTTCGGCTATGTCGGGCTTTCGGTTGCTTTCAGTTTTGCGCTTGGCGCGCTGTTGACTCGGCAGGTTACTCCCAATTTTGCGCGCGCTATGCGCCCATGGGTGCTGGGCGCATGGATATTTCTGACGCTGGGCATCACTGCCGGCAGCTATTGGGCGTATTACGAGCTGGGCTGGGGCGGCTGGTGGTTCTGGGACCCGGTCGAAAATGCTTCGCTGATGCCGTGGCTTGCGGCGACTGCCTTGTTGCACTCGGTCAGCGTATTGGCCGCGCGCGACGCACTAAGAGCGTGGACGATCATGCTGGGCGTAGTCGCCTTCTCCATGTCGATGATGGGCACATTCTTGGTGCGCTCTGGCGTTCTGACCAGCGTGCATGCCTTTGCCGTCGATCCGGAGCGCGGAGCATTTATCCTCGTGCTGCTGGGTATCTACATCGGCGGTGCGTTGACGATTTTCGCGCTCAGGGCAGGGACGGTGCAGGAAGGCGAACGCTTCACCGCCACCAGCCGCGAGGGCGCGCTGGTGTTCAACAATGTAATGTTAAGCGCGATTTTGGCCGTTGTCCTGGTCGGCACGCTTTATCCGCTTTTGACCGAGGCGTTCGGCGTTCAAGTCTCGGTTGGCCCACCGTATTTCAATCCAGTTGGAGCGATCTTCACGCTGCCGATGCTCGCAGTGATGGCCGTTGGGCCGTTGCTGCGGTGGCGCAGAGATGGTGTCAAAAGAGTCTCCAAACCCGCTGTTTTTCTTGCTATTTTTGCGGTCGTCGTTGGCGCGCTCGTGGCCTATCTCAGCAATGCGAGCGTGCTCGCCGTTCTGGGGCTAGCCTTCGCTGCAGCGCTTGGCATCGGCAGCTTGCTGCCGCTCAAAGGGCGCAATCTGTTGCGCACGCCGTTAGCCACTTGGGGCATGGTCACAGCGCATTTTGGTATCGCCGTCGCACTATTCGGAATGGCTAGCGAAAGCGCATTTTCGATTGAGAAACTGGTCGCGGCACGGCCCGGTGATGTGACCGAAGTTGGTCCCTGGAAGATCACGTTGGACAGCGTCGACCCTGTCGTCGGTCCCAACTGGACTGCGCTTCAGGCTGATCTGCAGGCGAGTTACAAGGGAGCCGCCGCAATCGAGCTACAACCGCAGTCACGGACCTTCTGGTCACCAGAGCGCGAGACGGCCGAAAGCGCGCTCGCGACCCGTTGGAATGGTCAGCTCTATGCTGTCATGGGTAGCGGCATCGAAGATGGTCGCCGCCAACTCAGGCTATGGTGGAAGCCATTTGTCCCGATGATCTGGCTTGGCGGTATTCTGGTCGCGCTGGGCGGTCTGCTGGCGCTCATCGGCCGTCTCACAGCCGATCTGAAGCGTCATTATGTGCGCCGCCGTTCGGCAGAGCGCCGCGAAGAGACTCAGGCATGATCCGCCGCTGGTATCTCTGGTTGCCGCTGGTGGCCTTCATCGGTTTTGTCGCGCTGGTGACGAGCGGCCTGATGCGCCCAATGGACCGCGAAGTTGTAAGCCGCATGGTCGGTAAGCCGGTCCCTGAATTTGCGCTCAAACCGTCGATCCCAGAACTGCCCGGTCTTTCGAGCGCTGACTTACAGGACGGCAAGCCCAAGCTGATGAACATATGGGGTAGCTGGTGTCTGCCCTGCATCGCCGAAGCTCCGCACTTGGAAACGCTGAAGGCTAATGGTGCAGAGATTGTCGGCGTTGCCATTCGTGACAAACCGGAGGACGTAGCCGGTTTCCTCGCGCAAAACGGCAACCCTTACATCCGGATCGGCGCGGATGATTTGTCCGCAGTGCAGCTCGAAATCGGCTCATCCGGCGTGCCCGAGACCTTCGTGGTCGATGGCAATGGCATCATCACATATCAGCATATCGGTGACGTGAGGGCAGAGCATGTCCCGATGTTGCTCGAAAAGCTTGACGAGGCGGCGCAATGAGGCTGCTTATTCTCTTCGCGCTGATCTTTGCTCCCGTCATGACGCTGACAGCGCAAGATTCTATGCCCGCAGCACCCTACGCCAACCGTCAGCTCGATGATCCGGCGATGGAGCGTGAGGCTCAGGAACTGATGTTCACTTTGCGCTGTCTCAAATGCCAGAGCCAGTCGATTGCCGATAGTGATGCGCCCATGGCAGGTGATATGCGTCACCAAGTCCGCACGCGGCTGATGGCCGGCGACAGTCCCGAGCAGATTCGCAGCTGGCTGGTCGACCGTTACGGCGACTACGTCAGCTACGCCCCGCGCGTTTCAGCCAGCACTTGGCCGCTATTTGCGCTGCCACTGGTCCTATTTCTGCTTGGCGCATTCATCCTTCGCCGCCGGTTGGGCCGTAAGAAGGGTGCTGAGGTATGAGCTGGCTTATCCTGATCGGCTTGGCGCTCACCGCCTTTGCTATCGCCGCTTATTTCCTCGACCTGCCGCGTCAGGTTTGGGCGATCTTTGGCACAGCACTGGCACTCGGTATGGCCGGTTACGCCTTACAGGGTTCGCCTCAGCAGCCGGGTTCTCCGGCAAGCCTAGCCGTTCAGCAATCGGATAATGATGAGGCGCTGGTGGATGCGCGGCGCGCGATGTTCGATGATGGTTTCCCGCCCTCGCGCTATGTCACAATTTCCGATGGATTTGCCCGCAAGGGTCAGTTCGAGGATGCCGCTGGTCTGCTTAAGGGCGCGGTCGAGCAAAACCCCAGCGACGCCGAGGCTTGGCTTGCAATGGGCTTGGCCATGGTCGAGCATGCCGATGGGCAGGTCTCGCCTGCTGCATTGGAGGCATTCTCGCGGGCGATTGAGGCTAAGCCCAACCATCCGGGCCCCGGATATTTCCTTGGCGTGGCCTATCTTCGCGCAGGCGATCCGCTGCGGACCCGGGCGATCTGGGCCGAAATGCTGGCGCGGACGCCCGAGGATGCGCCTTGGCGGAGTGATTTGGAAATGCGCCTCGGGCGGCTAGATCAAGCTCTGGCGGCCACCGCTACGGAGTAATTCCCGGCAATTCGGCGTCGGAGTCGCGATATTGCAGGTGCGAACCAGTGCTGCTAGGGGCCGCGATCTTTGGGGGTTGGCGCAAAATTTGCGCCGCAGCCTCGCCGGGGTATCCGTGTAGTTCATGTCTCAGCCGATGAATCCTGCAGAGCGCCGTAATTCGGACATCGCCAAGATGGCCGCTGGCGCGATTGGTATCGTGTTCGGCGATATCGGGACCAGCCCGCTTTACGCATTCCGCGAGACATTCGTTGGCCCGCACCCGCTGGAACTGGACAAGCTCCACATCCTCGGCGTGGTCAGCCTGATCTTCTGGTCGATGACGCTGATCGTTTCGATCCAATATGTCAGCATTTTGATGCGCGCCGATAATAAGGGACAAGGCGGCAGCCTTGCGCTGGTTGCGCTGCTGACACGCAGTGTTGGCAGGACCAAATATGGCTGGCTGACGGTGCTGCTCGGCGTATTCGCCACCGCCCTGTTTTATGGCGACAGTATGATTACACCGGCGATTTCGGTGTTGTCCGCTGTCGAAGGCCTGACCGTCGTCAATGATCGTTTGGACCCGCTCGTGATCCCGATTGCGCTGGTTCTGCTGGTGCTGCTGTTCTTCATACAAAAGCGTGGAACGGCGAAGGTTGGGGCACTATTTGCCCCGGTCATGATTGTCTATTTCACGGTCATTGCGACGCTCGGCATCATCCAGATCGTCAATCAGCCGGGCATCCTGATGGCGCTCAATCCCTATTACGCTTTCCTGTTTTTCCAGACCGACGGAATGCTGGCGTTCCTCGCGCTGGGTTCGGTTGTATTGGCGGTGACGGGGTCAGAGGCGCTATATTCGGATATGGGTCACTTTGGCCCCGGACCGATGCGTTTGTCATGGTTTGGCTTTGTCATGCCCTGCCTGCTGCTCAACTACTTCGGTCAAGGCGCGATGATCATTTCGCTCGATAGCGCGGGCGCCGCCGAAGCCATCCAGAGCCCGTTCTTCTTCATGGCGCAGGAATCGATGCGGCTTCCGCTCGTTATTCTCGCGACCTTCGCCACCTTCATTGCCAGCCAAGCCGTAATCTCGGGTGCCTTCTCGATCACCCATCAGGCGATCCAGCTGGGTTTCATTCCGCGTCTGACCACGCAGCACACTAGCGAGCGTGAAGCGGGCCAGATTTACATTCCAGCGATCAACTGGGCGCTGCTTGTAGCGGTAATCATTCTGGTACTGACATTCCAAAACTCGTCTAACCTCGCGTCGGCTTACGGTATCGCCGTTACGGGCGCGATGCTGATTGATACGGCGTTGATGGGCGTCTTGTTCATCGCGGTTTGGAAGTGGAAGCTGTGGGTCGCCATTCCGGTCCTCGTGGTATTCTTCATAGTCGATGGCGCATATTTCGCAGCAAATCTGATGAAGGTTCCCGATGGGGGATGGTTCCCGCTGCTGGTTGGCGGGGTGATCTTTGTCTTGCTCACAACTTGGGCGAGGGGCCGAAAATTGATGAAATCACGTATGACAGAGGCGGCGCTTCCGCTCGATGTGTTCGCCAAAAGCGCGCATGGCAGCGCCACTCGCGTGGCTGGTACGGCGATCTTTATGGCGTCTTCCAATAAGGGCGTACCGTCCGCGCTGCTGCATAATATCAAGCACAATAAGGTGCTGCATGAGCGCGTGGTTGTGCTGACCGTATCAATCGACGAAGTGCCTTATGTCGAAGAAGAAGATCGCTGCTCGATCGAAGAGCTTGGCGACGGGTTCTTCCGTGTGACGCTGCGTTACGGC comes from Altererythrobacter sp. ZODW24 and encodes:
- a CDS encoding DsbE family thiol:disulfide interchange protein, whose product is MIRRWYLWLPLVAFIGFVALVTSGLMRPMDREVVSRMVGKPVPEFALKPSIPELPGLSSADLQDGKPKLMNIWGSWCLPCIAEAPHLETLKANGAEIVGVAIRDKPEDVAGFLAQNGNPYIRIGADDLSAVQLEIGSSGVPETFVVDGNGIITYQHIGDVRAEHVPMLLEKLDEAAQ
- a CDS encoding heme lyase CcmF/NrfE family subunit encodes the protein MIAELGLAALWLAAALAGLQLIAGAVSVKQPDGPLASLARPAAVMQGVLAAFAFAMLLWLFAQTDLSVKLVAANSHSAKPMIFKLSGTWGNHEGSMLLWITVMALAGAMIGYLERRLPEVTMQATLATQAFVGLGFYAFLLLSSNPFERLPTPAAEGQGLNPLLQDIGLAFHPPTLYFGYVGLSVAFSFALGALLTRQVTPNFARAMRPWVLGAWIFLTLGITAGSYWAYYELGWGGWWFWDPVENASLMPWLAATALLHSVSVLAARDALRAWTIMLGVVAFSMSMMGTFLVRSGVLTSVHAFAVDPERGAFILVLLGIYIGGALTIFALRAGTVQEGERFTATSREGALVFNNVMLSAILAVVLVGTLYPLLTEAFGVQVSVGPPYFNPVGAIFTLPMLAVMAVGPLLRWRRDGVKRVSKPAVFLAIFAVVVGALVAYLSNASVLAVLGLAFAAALGIGSLLPLKGRNLLRTPLATWGMVTAHFGIAVALFGMASESAFSIEKLVAARPGDVTEVGPWKITLDSVDPVVGPNWTALQADLQASYKGAAAIELQPQSRTFWSPERETAESALATRWNGQLYAVMGSGIEDGRRQLRLWWKPFVPMIWLGGILVALGGLLALIGRLTADLKRHYVRRRSAERREETQA
- a CDS encoding potassium transporter Kup, yielding MSQPMNPAERRNSDIAKMAAGAIGIVFGDIGTSPLYAFRETFVGPHPLELDKLHILGVVSLIFWSMTLIVSIQYVSILMRADNKGQGGSLALVALLTRSVGRTKYGWLTVLLGVFATALFYGDSMITPAISVLSAVEGLTVVNDRLDPLVIPIALVLLVLLFFIQKRGTAKVGALFAPVMIVYFTVIATLGIIQIVNQPGILMALNPYYAFLFFQTDGMLAFLALGSVVLAVTGSEALYSDMGHFGPGPMRLSWFGFVMPCLLLNYFGQGAMIISLDSAGAAEAIQSPFFFMAQESMRLPLVILATFATFIASQAVISGAFSITHQAIQLGFIPRLTTQHTSEREAGQIYIPAINWALLVAVIILVLTFQNSSNLASAYGIAVTGAMLIDTALMGVLFIAVWKWKLWVAIPVLVVFFIVDGAYFAANLMKVPDGGWFPLLVGGVIFVLLTTWARGRKLMKSRMTEAALPLDVFAKSAHGSATRVAGTAIFMASSNKGVPSALLHNIKHNKVLHERVVVLTVSIDEVPYVEEEDRCSIEELGDGFFRVTLRYGFMEETDVVEAITRQDMCGGPFDMMKTSFFLSRQTLLSADNPGMAIWREKLFAWMMRNAATPMDFFRLPTNRVVELGSQMKI
- a CDS encoding tetratricopeptide repeat protein; translation: MSWLILIGLALTAFAIAAYFLDLPRQVWAIFGTALALGMAGYALQGSPQQPGSPASLAVQQSDNDEALVDARRAMFDDGFPPSRYVTISDGFARKGQFEDAAGLLKGAVEQNPSDAEAWLAMGLAMVEHADGQVSPAALEAFSRAIEAKPNHPGPGYFLGVAYLRAGDPLRTRAIWAEMLARTPEDAPWRSDLEMRLGRLDQALAATATE
- a CDS encoding cytochrome c-type biogenesis protein, whose protein sequence is MRLLILFALIFAPVMTLTAQDSMPAAPYANRQLDDPAMEREAQELMFTLRCLKCQSQSIADSDAPMAGDMRHQVRTRLMAGDSPEQIRSWLVDRYGDYVSYAPRVSASTWPLFALPLVLFLLGAFILRRRLGRKKGAEV
- the ccmE gene encoding cytochrome c maturation protein CcmE; translation: MSALKPKHQRLVLVVVALIALIAAGLLAAYALRNQASYFYVPTQMAANPPDPTQAVRLGGMVQAGTLKTMSDGITVAFIVGDGEAQVPVRFAGILPDLFVEGSGVVAEGKLGADGTFVADNLLAKHDENYVPRELEEMTAAQAKRTVSETAQ